The proteins below are encoded in one region of Spirochaeta isovalerica:
- a CDS encoding polyprenyl synthetase family protein, which yields MVHLDSPEIQSLLSEVEGKIVDNLKEGNEYMKSSVDYLFSSGGKLLRPLLLIIGSEAGRKKDRSEIINLAAAIETLHVATLIHDDIIDESEMRRGIQSIQSKYSKDYAVYMGDFLLSRSFLILAELDIPRELGVTLAKAVSRICTGEMRQYSNRFNLDITPMEYLKIVSGKTAALFSMGLSAGAYMCDADEAVVKKLGHIGYRLGLAFQLQDDLLDYTGDDAVVGKELQVDLIRGYYGLPVIHALMGDHGARVRTLLADGLSDDDVDEVIHLIREGGSIEFTKDLVVRYRNKTEKMIQGLPETPARSMLLELLPRFFDRIH from the coding sequence ATGGTGCATTTAGACAGTCCTGAAATACAAAGCCTTCTCTCTGAAGTTGAAGGGAAGATAGTCGACAACCTGAAAGAGGGGAACGAATATATGAAAAGTTCCGTCGATTATCTCTTCAGTTCCGGAGGGAAGCTGCTTAGGCCTCTGCTCCTTATAATAGGCAGCGAGGCCGGACGGAAAAAGGACAGAAGTGAAATTATTAATCTGGCTGCGGCTATCGAGACACTCCATGTGGCGACTCTGATTCATGATGATATAATCGATGAATCGGAGATGCGCAGGGGCATCCAGTCGATCCAGTCGAAATATTCCAAGGATTATGCCGTCTATATGGGGGATTTCCTGCTTAGCCGGTCTTTTCTGATCCTCGCTGAGCTGGATATTCCCCGCGAGCTCGGAGTGACTCTGGCAAAAGCCGTTTCCCGTATCTGCACAGGGGAAATGCGCCAGTACTCCAACAGGTTCAATCTCGATATTACTCCCATGGAATACCTGAAAATAGTATCGGGTAAAACGGCCGCGCTTTTTTCCATGGGATTGAGCGCCGGGGCATACATGTGCGATGCCGATGAGGCTGTCGTGAAAAAGCTCGGGCATATCGGTTACAGGCTCGGACTGGCTTTTCAGCTTCAGGATGACCTTCTCGATTATACAGGAGATGATGCCGTCGTCGGTAAAGAGCTGCAAGTCGATCTTATAAGAGGCTACTACGGATTGCCTGTCATACATGCCCTTATGGGAGATCATGGCGCACGAGTCAGGACTCTGCTGGCCGATGGTTTATCCGATGATGATGTCGATGAGGTCATTCACCTTATCCGGGAAGGGGGATCCATCGAGTTTACGAAGGATCTCGTAGTCCGTTACAGAAATAAAACCGAAAAGATGATTCAAGGGCTTCCTGAAACTCCCGCCCGGTCTATGCTTCTGGAATTACTACCGCGTTTCTTCGATCGGATACATTAA
- a CDS encoding UbiA family prenyltransferase: MNLKSFFDFVEIRTKVASVIPLAVGLLFAYYRYREFHWENTLIFFVSLITLDMATTAINHYEGFKKGEDFNPVESRDIPRGTAVGVISALLAVSAAAGLLLVCRTDNFILAVGIVSMGIAVLYSFGPVPISGTPFGELASGGLMGFVIFFISLYIQVFDAGFIVFSLKSGVLSARIDLLELLPVFIVSLPLVFMIANIMLANNICDVKSDIEKGRYTLPQYLGNKASVYLWIILYGLSYLVILAAVALGILPQTSLLVLLSLIPNISLIREFAGKQDKKETFVNSIKVFIIISGLWILSFLMQFLFKGFL, from the coding sequence GTGAATCTGAAATCTTTTTTCGATTTTGTTGAGATCAGGACAAAAGTGGCCAGTGTTATCCCTCTTGCGGTCGGGTTGCTTTTCGCCTATTACAGATACAGGGAATTTCACTGGGAAAATACTCTCATTTTTTTTGTGAGCCTCATTACGCTCGATATGGCTACAACAGCTATAAATCATTATGAAGGTTTCAAAAAAGGGGAGGATTTTAATCCTGTAGAAAGCCGGGATATCCCGAGAGGAACAGCCGTCGGTGTCATTTCGGCCTTGCTGGCTGTTTCCGCAGCAGCCGGATTGCTGCTGGTCTGCAGAACGGATAATTTTATACTGGCAGTCGGGATTGTAAGCATGGGAATAGCCGTCCTTTACTCCTTCGGTCCCGTGCCTATATCCGGTACGCCTTTCGGCGAGCTGGCTTCCGGTGGACTAATGGGGTTCGTCATTTTCTTCATTTCCCTGTATATTCAGGTTTTTGATGCCGGTTTTATCGTTTTTTCTTTGAAAAGCGGTGTGTTGTCCGCCCGGATCGATCTTCTGGAATTACTACCGGTTTTTATTGTCTCTCTCCCTCTTGTATTTATGATCGCGAATATCATGCTGGCCAATAATATTTGTGATGTGAAGAGCGATATTGAAAAAGGACGTTATACACTTCCTCAATACCTGGGGAACAAAGCCAGCGTATATCTCTGGATAATTCTCTACGGTCTGTCTTATCTGGTTATCCTGGCAGCTGTAGCTTTGGGGATTCTTCCTCAGACTTCTCTTCTTGTTCTGCTCTCTCTTATTCCCAATATTTCTTTAATCAGGGAATTCGCCGGTAAACAGGATAAGAAGGAGACCTTTGTCAATTCTATCAAAGTGTTTATAATTATATCCGGGTTGTGGATATTAAGCTTTTTAATGCAATTTTTATTTAAGGGGTTTTTATGA
- a CDS encoding FMN-binding protein: MKKITLVLLVFSVLLFSCSKEEKPAAETKAVAEMPSYKDGVYFAQEDEFSGSGWKYNVTLEVKDGKIVKAVWNGANINAGKDKVSVSKDGEYGMVEKGGASAPWFEQAAAAEVYLLKTQDPASVNYVDEDGHTDSFSGASIHVIEFFSLAEEALAAGPVGYGPYKDGVYHAEQPAFDHGYKYFADITVISGYIVAINLDALAEDGGTNKAQRSMDGEYGMVENGGASAPWFEQAAAIENNFLATQDINMPDAVSGATIGLDPFYELVNEALANARK, from the coding sequence ATGAAAAAGATTACTTTGGTGCTTCTGGTTTTTTCCGTTCTTCTTTTCTCCTGCAGCAAAGAAGAAAAACCTGCTGCTGAAACAAAAGCTGTAGCTGAAATGCCTTCTTACAAAGACGGTGTTTATTTCGCACAGGAAGATGAGTTCAGCGGTTCCGGTTGGAAATACAATGTTACATTGGAAGTCAAAGACGGCAAGATCGTCAAGGCTGTCTGGAACGGCGCGAATATCAACGCTGGAAAAGACAAGGTTTCCGTGTCAAAAGACGGCGAATATGGAATGGTCGAAAAAGGCGGAGCCAGTGCTCCCTGGTTTGAGCAGGCCGCCGCTGCTGAAGTGTATCTCCTGAAAACACAGGATCCTGCTTCTGTTAACTATGTTGACGAGGATGGACATACCGATTCTTTCTCCGGCGCTTCGATTCATGTCATTGAGTTTTTCTCTCTCGCAGAAGAAGCTCTTGCAGCCGGCCCTGTCGGTTACGGTCCCTATAAAGATGGTGTTTACCATGCGGAACAGCCTGCTTTTGATCACGGGTACAAATACTTTGCCGATATAACAGTCATCAGTGGCTACATTGTAGCTATCAATCTCGATGCTCTCGCTGAAGACGGCGGTACCAATAAAGCTCAGAGATCAATGGATGGCGAATACGGTATGGTAGAGAACGGAGGAGCTTCCGCTCCCTGGTTTGAACAGGCTGCCGCTATTGAGAATAACTTTCTGGCAACTCAGGATATCAATATGCCTGATGCCGTTTCCGGTGCAACAATCGGTCTCGATCCTTTCTATGAACTGGTAAACGAGGCTCTTGCCAACGCCAGAAAATAA
- a CDS encoding NmrA family NAD(P)-binding protein encodes MKILVTGAGGNVGSYVVKYLEKKGCSVVAPKGRAEFSFTDRTTWNSTLDGVSRVFLMRPPHISNIKRDMLPFLRFLKERKIEQIVLLSVQGAENNKLIPHNKIEKYCRTLELPYVFLRPSFFMQNLTTTHLEEIRDDNVVYVPSGEGRTNFIDTEDIGEIAAGLLTHSDLSPRAYTLTGSRSFSHREIAGHLSRGLGREIRFINPGPLRFIFHHLRTGRTPGMTLVMLALYTVVKTGKGDVTTDDSRLLLGRAPVQLDDFIKRNISVLSGKAL; translated from the coding sequence ATGAAAATACTGGTAACCGGAGCCGGCGGAAATGTCGGATCGTATGTAGTCAAATATCTTGAAAAAAAGGGTTGTTCTGTCGTGGCTCCGAAAGGGAGAGCCGAATTCAGTTTTACAGACAGAACTACCTGGAACAGCACTCTTGACGGCGTGTCCCGTGTCTTTCTCATGCGGCCCCCTCATATTTCAAATATCAAGAGGGATATGCTTCCATTCCTCCGTTTTCTGAAAGAGAGGAAGATCGAGCAGATAGTTTTACTTTCTGTGCAGGGCGCGGAAAATAATAAGTTGATACCTCACAATAAAATTGAAAAATACTGCCGTACTCTCGAACTTCCCTATGTTTTTCTACGCCCTTCCTTTTTTATGCAGAATCTAACGACAACTCATCTGGAAGAGATCCGTGACGATAATGTGGTTTATGTTCCTTCCGGTGAAGGTAGGACGAATTTTATTGATACGGAAGATATCGGAGAGATAGCTGCCGGGCTTCTTACCCATAGCGATTTATCGCCCCGGGCTTATACCCTTACAGGTTCCCGGAGTTTCAGCCATAGAGAAATCGCCGGGCATTTGAGCAGGGGGCTGGGGCGGGAAATCCGTTTCATCAATCCCGGTCCGCTTCGCTTTATATTTCATCATTTGAGAACGGGGAGAACTCCGGGAATGACACTCGTCATGCTGGCTCTATATACAGTTGTAAAGACTGGAAAAGGGGATGTTACGACAGATGACTCCCGACTGCTTCTGGGGAGGGCTCCGGTTCAGCTGGATGATTTTATTAAACGGAACATCTCGGTTCTTTCCGGGAAGGCTCTATGA
- a CDS encoding MarR family winged helix-turn-helix transcriptional regulator translates to MRVLDDSFGRSLSILSRAATAYFQRELKPFGIGPGQQAYLLSILPGEILILDELARRMAVDNANVTRAVKALESSGYLEKRPSEIDRRAWNITLTEEGAAVREKVEETAKQWVSGIRSAIDDDSWHTTVKTLDAIADSLT, encoded by the coding sequence ATGAGGGTTTTAGATGATAGTTTCGGCCGTTCCCTTTCCATACTCAGCCGCGCTGCTACCGCCTATTTTCAACGTGAACTGAAACCTTTTGGAATCGGACCGGGACAGCAGGCTTATCTTTTATCCATTCTGCCGGGAGAAATTCTTATCCTCGATGAGCTGGCGCGAAGGATGGCCGTGGATAATGCGAATGTTACCAGAGCGGTAAAAGCGTTGGAATCATCGGGTTATCTGGAAAAAAGGCCTTCGGAAATAGACAGAAGGGCCTGGAACATCACTCTTACTGAAGAGGGGGCAGCTGTAAGGGAAAAAGTTGAGGAAACGGCAAAACAATGGGTTTCCGGGATTCGTTCGGCGATCGATGACGACAGCTGGCACACCACAGTGAAAACACTGGATGCCATTGCCGATTCCCTCACTTGA
- the map gene encoding type I methionyl aminopeptidase → MVYVKSNDEIKIMRECGTLLAEMYEYLEPYVQPGMTGLELDKIAEDFIVKNKAVPEQKGYHGYPATLCISTNEQVIHGIPSKKKLEEGDIVGLDCTISIKGLMTDSARTFAVGKIDKKKQKLMERTEKSLYIGIDAVKAGGRVNDIGRAVENYINQFGYGIVRDFCGHGVGYEIHEEPTVLNYYSTRYRNRLKENMVITVEPMINMGTYEVNVLGDGWTVETADKKPSCHFEHTVAVTSEGYEILTVK, encoded by the coding sequence ATGGTATATGTAAAATCTAATGACGAAATAAAAATAATGAGGGAATGCGGAACCCTTCTGGCAGAAATGTATGAATATCTGGAGCCCTATGTACAACCGGGCATGACCGGTCTGGAACTGGATAAAATAGCCGAAGACTTTATTGTCAAAAACAAAGCCGTGCCGGAACAGAAGGGCTATCATGGCTATCCGGCGACTCTCTGCATTTCCACGAACGAGCAGGTTATACACGGTATCCCGTCAAAAAAGAAACTGGAAGAGGGAGACATAGTAGGCCTGGACTGCACTATCAGCATCAAAGGACTGATGACAGACTCTGCCCGGACTTTCGCTGTCGGGAAAATCGATAAAAAAAAGCAGAAACTGATGGAGAGAACGGAAAAATCTCTCTATATAGGCATAGATGCCGTAAAAGCAGGCGGAAGAGTCAATGACATCGGGCGGGCTGTCGAAAACTATATAAACCAGTTCGGCTACGGTATTGTCCGCGATTTCTGCGGACACGGCGTCGGTTACGAAATCCATGAAGAACCGACGGTTCTCAACTACTATTCCACGAGGTACAGGAACCGGCTAAAGGAAAATATGGTTATCACTGTTGAGCCGATGATAAACATGGGAACCTATGAAGTCAATGTTCTGGGTGACGGATGGACTGTGGAGACAGCAGATAAAAAGCCTTCCTGCCATTTCGAACACACTGTTGCTGTTACGTCCGAAGGTTACGAAATTCTCACAGTCAAGTGA
- a CDS encoding site-2 protease family protein, translating to MNIDIIDTLMNMTAFILAGSLHEWAHAFSAFIMGDRTAYDSGRMTLSPVAHVDLLGTVLFPLFRAFSGIPVIGWMKPVPVNPGNFRHQSKGMALSAAAGPLSNLLQASAAIILIKLLYMAARLFNSGLMGSLYEFFTLYYIINISLFLFNLLPIPPLDGSKILRHGLSAENRIRFDRISRYGGILLYLLLYAGFFRLILSPMIGRAYSLLFLFLSMKFYFAIIPFLVMMLITAIIYLPYLKNAATYLRFRNRFGTAEQAREIFEEQVGRTRSRNESLRKTAVMLLEKKKAKELNTLIDSKIVRRIEKEMTGFSRLCVNRTIDPEEDRCLECTYFANCLMRELELSPVSEKE from the coding sequence ATGAATATAGATATTATCGACACTCTTATGAATATGACGGCTTTTATACTGGCCGGATCTCTTCATGAATGGGCTCATGCTTTTTCCGCCTTTATCATGGGAGACAGGACAGCTTATGACAGCGGACGTATGACATTGAGTCCCGTGGCACACGTGGATTTACTGGGTACGGTTCTGTTTCCTCTCTTCCGGGCTTTCTCCGGGATACCAGTAATCGGGTGGATGAAACCTGTTCCGGTCAATCCGGGTAATTTCCGGCACCAATCGAAAGGAATGGCTCTTTCCGCTGCGGCAGGCCCCCTCAGCAACCTCCTTCAGGCTTCCGCAGCCATCATATTGATCAAGCTTCTTTACATGGCAGCCCGGCTGTTCAATTCCGGTCTTATGGGTTCTCTATACGAGTTTTTCACTCTCTATTACATAATAAATATCTCTCTTTTTCTGTTCAATCTCCTTCCCATACCCCCGCTCGATGGATCGAAGATTCTCCGCCACGGACTTTCTGCGGAAAACCGGATCCGATTTGACAGAATATCCCGTTATGGAGGGATCCTGCTCTACCTACTCCTTTACGCCGGTTTTTTCCGCCTCATATTATCTCCCATGATAGGCCGGGCCTACTCTCTGCTATTTTTGTTTTTGTCTATGAAGTTTTATTTCGCCATAATCCCCTTTCTGGTCATGATGCTGATCACGGCGATAATCTATCTGCCTTATCTGAAGAATGCGGCCACATATTTGCGGTTCAGAAACAGATTCGGAACTGCTGAACAGGCAAGGGAGATATTTGAAGAGCAGGTGGGCAGGACCAGAAGCCGGAACGAATCCCTCAGAAAAACAGCAGTAATGCTGTTGGAAAAGAAAAAGGCAAAAGAACTCAACACTTTGATAGACAGTAAAATAGTCCGGCGGATCGAAAAGGAAATGACGGGCTTTTCAAGACTGTGCGTAAACAGGACGATCGATCCGGAAGAAGACAGGTGCCTGGAATGCACCTATTTTGCAAACTGTCTTATGAGAGAACTGGAGCTATCTCCGGTAAGTGAAAAGGAATAA
- a CDS encoding substrate-binding periplasmic protein yields MKYLFTICLFFLSSILFGQIAVQVVTEEWEPYNYIRNGEVVGISTEIVKATLEAAGLTPIFTVNPWSRAYYKALNTPDTLIYTIYRNEERENKFFWIGPINSAPRHYFYKLKSREDINLKAIEDAKDYKIGLLSNNYAHQKLIEEGFDEENITLNRSTDLSIQMLLAGRIDLFPGDQIATALELKKMDIPEGTIVPVLQIFETEALAYMAFNRQSSPVLVDRIRNAFEIVKSRGLIEEMTAKYNSLP; encoded by the coding sequence TTGAAATACCTGTTTACAATTTGTCTATTCTTCCTTTCCTCAATTCTTTTCGGCCAGATTGCCGTTCAGGTCGTGACAGAGGAATGGGAGCCCTATAATTATATAAGAAACGGAGAGGTTGTTGGAATTTCCACGGAGATAGTGAAAGCGACCCTCGAAGCGGCCGGACTGACTCCCATTTTTACCGTAAATCCCTGGAGTCGTGCCTATTACAAGGCCCTGAACACTCCGGACACACTGATCTACACCATTTATCGCAACGAAGAGCGGGAGAACAAGTTCTTCTGGATCGGCCCGATAAACTCAGCTCCCCGCCATTATTTCTACAAACTCAAATCCCGCGAAGATATCAACCTGAAAGCTATAGAAGATGCCAAAGATTATAAAATTGGCCTTCTCTCCAACAATTACGCCCATCAGAAGCTGATAGAAGAAGGATTTGACGAAGAAAATATCACTTTAAACAGATCAACCGACCTCAGCATTCAGATGCTGCTGGCCGGAAGGATTGACCTTTTTCCCGGAGATCAGATAGCCACCGCCCTTGAACTGAAAAAAATGGATATTCCCGAAGGAACAATCGTTCCGGTGCTGCAGATATTCGAGACAGAAGCTTTGGCGTACATGGCTTTCAATCGCCAGTCCTCTCCTGTTCTTGTGGATCGCATCAGGAATGCTTTCGAGATAGTCAAATCCCGGGGGCTTATCGAAGAGATGACCGCAAAATATAATTCCTTACCCTGA
- the msrB gene encoding peptide-methionine (R)-S-oxide reductase MsrB — MKKQIRIISTILLAGAGLISLAAMGGQDDAGQVAGETPKMEGSMQMMMDAHPAVPPPGYEGKTYMKPAEDELQKNLTDLQFRVTQYDDTERAFSNEYWDNHEEGIYVDIVSGEPLFSSTDKYDSGTGWPSFTKPLEEGNIISVTDDSFGMIRVEVRSIFADSHLGHVFNDGPRPTGLRYCINSASLRFVPVDRLKEEGYGQYLSLFEGE, encoded by the coding sequence ATGAAAAAACAGATACGTATTATTTCGACCATACTGCTGGCCGGTGCCGGTTTGATTTCTCTGGCGGCAATGGGCGGTCAGGATGATGCCGGACAGGTCGCCGGTGAAACGCCAAAAATGGAAGGATCCATGCAGATGATGATGGATGCCCACCCGGCGGTCCCCCCGCCCGGATATGAGGGCAAAACTTATATGAAGCCTGCGGAAGATGAACTGCAGAAAAATCTTACGGACCTTCAATTCCGCGTCACCCAGTACGATGATACGGAAAGGGCCTTCAGCAATGAATACTGGGACAATCACGAAGAGGGCATCTACGTCGATATCGTTTCGGGGGAACCGCTTTTCAGCTCTACGGACAAATACGATTCCGGAACAGGCTGGCCCAGTTTTACGAAACCTCTGGAAGAGGGAAATATCATATCCGTGACCGATGACAGCTTCGGTATGATACGGGTTGAGGTGAGAAGCATCTTTGCCGATTCCCATCTGGGACATGTTTTCAACGACGGCCCCCGTCCCACAGGCCTGCGCTACTGCATCAACTCGGCTTCGCTGAGATTCGTTCCGGTTGACCGGCTGAAAGAAGAGGGATACGGGCAGTATCTTTCTCTATTCGAAGGAGAATAA
- a CDS encoding cytochrome c biogenesis protein DipZ: MLLLTFVAFLSGIITILSPCILPVLPIVLSGSVGGIKKPLGIISGFVVSFSFFTLFLTALVRRFGFSADTLRIAAVVLIVLFGAVLLIPRLNQLFEKTVSLLQKRTGKNKNRQGFSGGLLTGFSLGLIWTPCAGPLMASVISLSITQSVTGYSVLITLAYTIGTSLPMLAIMFGGRKLINRVPGLLKNSGKIQRFFGAVLIFTGFSIAMGWDRDFQQTVLDVFPGYGDGLTFLEQLDPVQKALDNSLNSDSGPDIDEDKAVPAPPLVTEGQWFNSEPLSMESLEGKVVIIDFWTYSCINCIRTIPYLRSWYETYRKDGLEIIGVHSPEFAFEREPENLRKAIDDLGVTWPVVQDNSFLQWRAYNNRFWPAKYIIDKNGNIRYSHFGEGGYEETEAVIRELLGETGNIPQGNADLPSPDENLSKTPETYLGYGRSTGFLAPTEDYRNMYRDFKSQKVKESGQWTLEGNWAVTENYIVNEESGTLELFYDAKDVFLVVEPVDEDVTLTVTVDGDVPADTGDLVDGKINVTDSRHYHLVGMGKGNKHLLRIEIDGKARLFAFTFG, from the coding sequence ATGCTATTATTGACATTTGTTGCTTTTCTTTCGGGAATCATTACCATACTCTCGCCGTGCATCCTGCCGGTCCTGCCCATAGTGCTGTCAGGTTCTGTCGGAGGAATCAAAAAGCCTCTGGGAATTATAAGCGGGTTTGTGGTCAGCTTCTCGTTTTTCACTCTCTTTCTCACCGCTCTTGTCAGAAGATTCGGTTTTTCCGCTGACACATTGCGCATTGCAGCGGTGGTTCTGATTGTTTTATTCGGAGCTGTTCTTCTCATTCCCCGGCTGAATCAACTGTTTGAGAAAACTGTATCTCTCCTTCAGAAAAGAACGGGAAAAAACAAAAACAGACAGGGTTTTTCAGGCGGTCTGCTGACAGGCTTCAGCCTCGGTTTGATATGGACGCCCTGCGCCGGGCCTTTGATGGCTTCGGTAATCAGCCTTTCCATAACACAGAGCGTAACAGGTTACTCGGTTCTGATAACACTGGCCTACACAATCGGGACATCGCTGCCTATGCTGGCCATTATGTTCGGCGGCCGCAAACTTATTAACAGAGTCCCGGGATTATTAAAGAATAGCGGGAAAATCCAGAGATTTTTCGGAGCTGTGCTCATTTTCACAGGCTTCTCCATTGCCATGGGGTGGGACAGGGACTTCCAGCAGACCGTTCTCGATGTATTTCCGGGTTATGGGGACGGGCTAACCTTTCTCGAACAACTCGATCCTGTACAGAAAGCCCTGGACAATTCACTCAACAGCGATTCAGGACCGGACATTGATGAAGATAAAGCCGTGCCGGCTCCTCCCCTTGTTACGGAGGGACAGTGGTTCAACAGTGAACCTCTGTCGATGGAAAGTCTTGAAGGCAAGGTTGTCATAATCGATTTCTGGACTTACAGCTGCATCAACTGCATCAGAACGATTCCCTATCTCCGGTCCTGGTACGAGACCTATAGGAAAGACGGCCTTGAAATCATCGGCGTTCACTCACCTGAATTCGCCTTTGAAAGGGAACCGGAAAACCTTCGGAAAGCTATTGATGATCTGGGAGTTACATGGCCTGTGGTTCAGGACAACAGCTTCCTCCAGTGGCGTGCCTATAATAACCGTTTCTGGCCGGCCAAATATATAATTGATAAAAACGGGAATATCCGCTACAGCCATTTCGGAGAAGGGGGATATGAAGAGACCGAGGCGGTGATAAGAGAACTGCTCGGTGAAACAGGTAACATTCCCCAGGGGAATGCCGACCTCCCCTCACCCGATGAAAATCTGTCAAAAACACCGGAAACCTATTTGGGATACGGCCGGAGCACAGGCTTTTTGGCCCCAACGGAAGATTACCGGAATATGTACAGAGACTTTAAATCGCAAAAGGTAAAAGAGAGCGGACAGTGGACTCTCGAGGGGAATTGGGCTGTAACGGAAAATTACATAGTCAACGAAGAATCGGGAACCCTGGAACTGTTCTACGATGCCAAAGACGTTTTTCTTGTCGTCGAGCCTGTTGATGAAGATGTGACTCTGACGGTTACGGTCGATGGAGATGTTCCCGCTGACACCGGGGATCTGGTCGACGGGAAAATAAACGTAACCGACAGCCGGCATTATCATCTGGTAGGAATGGGGAAGGGAAACAAACATTTATTGAGAATTGAGATAGACGGAAAAGCCCGTTTATTCGCCTTCACTTTCGGATAA
- a CDS encoding sensor histidine kinase: protein MIKPLRSFYGRLSLLFLLLVILLAASTLFIAFQAAGHLFDEVEQELNRKYASSLAVELQPFVTDEIQTDMIMDRIQYMMVLNPMVEIYLISGTGEVLAYFTGPGDMVKRHQIDMVPVKTFVFGQNSELIRGDDPRTTDQVKPFSAAPLKIAGKQGFVYVILRGRNFDRSLGMIRSSYYIRSGLISFLLALAVTLIAGFSLFSLLTSRLRKLGKSVKGFEEGDYGNRVEVKGADEIAGLGRAFNDMARSVEESIEQRNDLITNISHDLRSPLTSIRGNIETVLLKDALSAEEQKTYLESALKSVSAFQKLVEQLFELSKLESRDIKINREIFIPAELAQDIILKYKLQAEKKDIELKLNHSERNSPFSGDIALLERALSNLLENAINYTGEGGIVCLTLEEKTGKLFISVSDTGQGIPPEEAERVFERFYRGDKSRDRRISGTGLGLSITREIVELHRGTINLETSGNRGTTFIIELPL, encoded by the coding sequence ATGATTAAACCTTTGCGCTCTTTCTACGGACGCCTTTCCCTGCTTTTCCTCCTCCTGGTCATACTTCTGGCGGCATCGACCCTTTTCATAGCCTTTCAGGCGGCGGGACATCTGTTCGACGAAGTGGAACAGGAACTGAACAGAAAATACGCTTCGAGCCTGGCTGTAGAGCTCCAGCCTTTCGTCACCGATGAAATTCAGACTGATATGATAATGGATAGGATTCAGTACATGATGGTCCTCAATCCCATGGTGGAAATTTACCTCATAAGCGGAACCGGTGAAGTTCTGGCGTATTTTACGGGACCGGGAGATATGGTGAAACGGCATCAGATCGATATGGTACCGGTGAAGACCTTCGTGTTCGGGCAGAACAGCGAACTGATACGGGGAGACGACCCGCGGACAACTGATCAGGTGAAACCTTTTTCCGCTGCGCCTTTGAAAATCGCCGGAAAGCAGGGGTTTGTTTATGTCATACTCAGGGGAAGGAATTTCGACCGCTCCCTCGGAATGATCAGGAGCAGCTATTACATACGCTCGGGTCTCATATCCTTTCTTCTGGCTCTGGCAGTGACTCTCATTGCCGGCTTCTCCCTCTTCTCACTGCTGACCTCCCGGCTCCGCAAGCTGGGTAAAAGCGTAAAAGGCTTTGAGGAAGGAGATTACGGGAACCGCGTTGAAGTGAAAGGAGCTGACGAAATAGCCGGACTCGGAAGGGCTTTCAATGATATGGCCCGGTCTGTGGAAGAGAGCATAGAGCAGCGGAATGACCTGATAACCAATATTTCCCACGACCTGAGAAGCCCTCTCACATCCATAAGAGGCAATATTGAAACGGTTCTGCTCAAAGACGCTCTGTCGGCGGAAGAGCAGAAGACCTACCTCGAGTCGGCTTTGAAAAGCGTATCGGCATTCCAGAAACTGGTGGAACAGCTTTTTGAACTGAGCAAACTGGAAAGCCGGGATATTAAAATCAACAGAGAAATTTTTATACCCGCCGAACTGGCTCAGGATATCATCCTGAAATACAAGCTACAGGCGGAAAAAAAGGACATTGAACTGAAGCTGAACCACAGCGAGAGAAACAGCCCCTTTTCAGGAGATATAGCCCTGCTGGAAAGAGCCCTTTCGAATCTCCTTGAAAATGCCATTAATTATACCGGAGAAGGGGGAATAGTATGCTTGACTCTCGAGGAGAAGACGGGAAAGCTTTTCATTTCTGTAAGCGATACGGGACAGGGCATTCCCCCGGAAGAAGCGGAAAGGGTTTTCGAACGATTCTACCGGGGTGACAAAAGCCGGGACCGCCGTATTTCCGGAACAGGACTGGGGCTATCCATTACCAGGGAAATTGTGGAACTGCACCGGGGAACTATTAATTTGGAGACCTCCGGCAATAGAGGAACCACTTTCATTATCGAGCTCCCGCTTTAA